The following proteins are encoded in a genomic region of Thermodesulfatator atlanticus DSM 21156:
- a CDS encoding FmdB family zinc ribbon protein has product MPIYEFRCEVCGHIFERILKLNDPWPACPSCGAEKVFKLPSVFGFTDASSWRTERESAILKRARDYLVDGKVKEARRFLNKAKQYVRTENIKRLSDSLETRKPLKGAYVSRTELVVTKKKSR; this is encoded by the coding sequence ATGCCGATTTATGAATTTCGCTGTGAGGTTTGCGGGCACATTTTTGAGCGGATCCTCAAACTAAACGACCCCTGGCCAGCCTGTCCGTCCTGTGGGGCAGAAAAAGTCTTTAAATTGCCTTCGGTTTTTGGTTTTACCGATGCTTCTTCCTGGCGAACTGAGCGCGAAAGCGCCATTTTAAAAAGGGCAAGGGACTATTTGGTTGATGGCAAAGTAAAAGAAGCCAGACGTTTTCTTAATAAGGCCAAGCAATATGTGAGGACAGAGAACATCAAAAGACTTTCAGACAGCCTTGAAACGCGCAAACCCCTAAAAGGGGCCTATGTTAGCAGGACAGAGCTAGTGGTTACT
- a CDS encoding DUF3786 domain-containing protein, with translation MAQLNPVEILKKLPRTNCKECGYPTCLAFAMALITGACEPARCPYFAPKDWPAHVSAPKAPQEDFAWKILEEVKKKAAKVDFAAVATQIGAEYEEGSLKLRFLDTNAFLSREEALREDEKELDPRDQILLYNYVIFAGKTPLRGEFVGLESFPNSLSKTATLRKYAEEKLALSFSEKPSLLEKALAKFKHEKPSTCPADLCAVVWVLPKVPLKIHFFNAEPEENLPAEVKILFDAHATAYLDLESLVFCAERLVERLIALSEEEG, from the coding sequence ATGGCGCAATTAAACCCTGTAGAAATACTTAAAAAACTACCGCGCACCAATTGTAAAGAGTGTGGGTATCCTACCTGCCTGGCATTTGCCATGGCACTTATTACCGGGGCTTGTGAGCCTGCTAGGTGCCCTTACTTTGCCCCTAAAGACTGGCCTGCTCACGTGTCAGCTCCTAAGGCCCCTCAAGAAGACTTTGCCTGGAAAATCCTTGAAGAAGTAAAAAAGAAGGCCGCAAAAGTAGATTTCGCCGCTGTGGCCACCCAGATCGGCGCTGAATACGAAGAGGGGAGCCTTAAGTTGCGGTTCCTCGATACCAATGCCTTTCTTTCCCGGGAGGAAGCCCTTCGAGAAGACGAAAAAGAACTTGACCCCAGAGACCAGATCCTTCTTTACAACTATGTCATTTTCGCAGGCAAGACTCCTCTTCGCGGCGAATTTGTAGGGCTTGAAAGCTTTCCAAACTCTCTTTCCAAAACTGCTACCTTACGCAAATATGCCGAAGAAAAACTTGCGCTTTCCTTTTCTGAAAAACCTTCTCTTTTAGAGAAAGCACTGGCAAAATTCAAGCATGAAAAACCCTCTACCTGCCCAGCAGATCTTTGCGCTGTGGTCTGGGTGCTTCCCAAAGTCCCTCTTAAAATTCATTTCTTCAACGCAGAACCCGAAGAAAATCTCCCTGCAGAGGTAAAAATTCTTTTTGACGCCCACGCCACTGCTTATCTAGATTTAGAATCTCTGGTGTTTTGTGCAGAACGCCTGGTAGAAAGACTGATAGCTCTCTCAGAGGAGGAAGGGTAA
- the rgy gene encoding reverse gyrase, which produces MLFLVAHACPNCGGTISDERLAKGLPCSKCLPSPQVEEICQELKKRENLRKLAPYCEAREKIKEFAAYFERAVGFKPSTLQETWAKRLFFRESFAIVAPTGTGKTTFGLLASLYFARKVLILVPTRLLAKQVGEKLEEFSQKSGLTKKILVYLGKKKDKEAFSAKNFDILVCTTAFFYKHLEQLIATDFEFVFIDDVDSFLKRSAHIEELFKLLGFSEREIALALKPRKTEKDFEKLEGIRKRHAGRKILLMSSATLKPRTSRALLFRYLLGFEIQKAVSNLRNIIDAYDDTTKDFERSLARAAFLIKTLGKGGLLFVAFDYGKEGVAQAVSFLRAQGLKALSYLEKSPDELMAEMEKGEFDVAVGLAHLANPLVRGIDLPFILRYAIFLGVPRHVIPTKVTLLPRSLYNVLVNIVSLLEEDERLSALSDIQYLRRYLTLTEEALPRYPRILERLEKIKSFIETKFETAEFLKKLSQSEDVFLKKEGDELFLIVGDTATYIQASGRVSRLTAKGLLKGLSVVLVDDARAMRSLERKLRLQLGDDFSFVPVWELDLSAISRELSAMRQKARDKASARRDFMKTALVVVESPHKAKTIAGFFGKPTMRKVGEAFVYEIPAEDKLLLVTASLGHVFNLSRRRGFFGVFRENGRFIPLFDTIKICRATGEQLVDPEEVKIRCPQGPVFDKQDLLESLRRLSFETQEVFIGSDPDAEGEKIAYDLLIEMAPFNPLIKRLEFHEVTPRAFREALHNPEEFNLNRVKAQLCRRVVDRWVGFVLSRKLWQAFGRKRLSAGRVQTPVLGWVIARAEEAKQKKARISFELGEEKFFLELEDLGLAKKVLSELENLTWEVSERKIEEKGPLPPFTTDTVLQEASQQLRFSTKETMSLLQELFEAGLITYHRTDSTRISEVGRYQVARPYITEKFGEDFFYPRGWGEGGAHEGIRPTRPRDAHEIRLMIANGLLSLSNPEKAIKLYELIFKRFMASQMRPAQVEVTNIRFLLPSFTWEETLITKVLREGFEKMYPTFRVVSLPEAERPQKIEYKLVPKVSLFTEGTLVQEMKQRGLGRPSTYAEIVTTLIQRGYVKVLPGGRLYPTNLGREVYAYLRKHFPKETDEELTRRLEEAMDLIEEGELDYQQVLNEAYAIKKYLEEDAEAHFVDENLAIYKKEVT; this is translated from the coding sequence ATGCTTTTTCTGGTGGCACATGCCTGCCCTAACTGCGGCGGCACCATAAGTGACGAACGCCTGGCCAAAGGTCTTCCTTGTTCCAAATGTTTACCTTCTCCGCAGGTAGAGGAAATCTGCCAGGAACTAAAGAAAAGGGAGAATCTCAGGAAACTTGCTCCTTATTGTGAAGCCAGGGAAAAAATAAAAGAATTTGCAGCTTATTTTGAAAGAGCCGTTGGTTTTAAACCATCCACCCTCCAGGAAACCTGGGCCAAAAGGCTTTTTTTCAGGGAATCTTTTGCCATAGTTGCCCCTACAGGGACAGGCAAAACCACTTTTGGCCTGCTGGCTTCCCTTTATTTCGCCAGGAAAGTCTTAATCCTTGTGCCAACGCGCCTTCTTGCCAAACAAGTTGGCGAGAAATTAGAAGAATTTAGCCAAAAATCCGGCCTTACTAAAAAGATTCTCGTTTATCTTGGCAAAAAGAAAGACAAAGAAGCCTTTTCTGCCAAAAATTTTGACATTTTGGTCTGCACTACCGCTTTTTTTTATAAGCACCTTGAACAGCTTATCGCGACAGACTTTGAATTTGTCTTTATTGACGACGTAGATTCTTTTCTCAAACGCTCAGCCCATATAGAAGAGCTTTTTAAGCTACTTGGCTTTAGTGAAAGAGAAATTGCCCTGGCCCTTAAGCCCCGAAAAACAGAAAAAGATTTCGAAAAACTTGAAGGCATACGCAAACGCCATGCAGGACGCAAAATACTCTTAATGTCTTCGGCCACTTTAAAACCGCGCACTTCTCGAGCCCTTCTCTTCAGGTACCTGCTTGGCTTTGAGATTCAAAAGGCTGTTAGCAACTTGCGTAACATCATAGATGCTTACGATGACACTACCAAAGACTTTGAACGATCTCTTGCCCGCGCTGCTTTCCTGATTAAGACTCTTGGCAAAGGCGGTCTTTTATTTGTTGCCTTTGATTACGGGAAAGAAGGCGTAGCCCAGGCGGTTTCCTTCCTGCGTGCCCAAGGGCTTAAGGCCCTCAGCTATCTTGAAAAATCCCCTGACGAACTCATGGCTGAAATGGAAAAAGGCGAGTTTGATGTTGCGGTAGGTCTAGCACACCTTGCTAATCCTCTGGTGCGGGGGATTGATCTACCTTTCATACTGCGGTATGCGATTTTTTTAGGGGTTCCCCGGCACGTCATTCCCACCAAAGTCACTCTTTTGCCCCGAAGTCTTTATAACGTGCTCGTAAATATTGTCTCGCTTCTTGAGGAAGACGAAAGGCTCTCTGCCCTTTCTGATATTCAGTATCTCAGGCGTTATCTAACCCTTACCGAAGAAGCCCTTCCCCGCTATCCGCGCATCTTAGAACGCCTTGAAAAGATTAAAAGCTTTATCGAGACCAAATTTGAGACCGCGGAGTTTCTAAAAAAACTCTCCCAAAGCGAAGACGTATTCCTGAAAAAAGAAGGCGATGAGCTTTTTCTCATTGTGGGAGACACCGCCACGTATATCCAGGCCTCTGGCAGGGTCTCACGCCTAACAGCTAAGGGGCTTCTTAAAGGACTTTCGGTGGTCCTAGTGGATGATGCCCGGGCCATGCGAAGTCTTGAAAGAAAACTTCGCCTTCAGCTGGGAGATGATTTTTCTTTTGTGCCTGTGTGGGAGCTTGATCTTTCCGCCATAAGCCGGGAGCTTTCCGCAATGCGCCAAAAAGCCCGGGACAAAGCCTCAGCGCGTCGGGATTTTATGAAAACTGCCTTGGTGGTGGTTGAATCTCCACACAAGGCCAAGACCATCGCCGGTTTTTTTGGCAAGCCCACCATGCGCAAGGTTGGCGAGGCCTTTGTCTATGAAATCCCTGCAGAAGATAAACTTTTGCTGGTTACCGCTTCTTTAGGCCACGTGTTTAATCTTTCGCGCCGTCGGGGCTTCTTTGGTGTTTTTCGAGAAAATGGCCGCTTTATCCCTCTCTTTGACACCATCAAAATCTGCCGTGCTACCGGAGAACAATTAGTTGATCCCGAAGAAGTAAAAATCCGCTGCCCTCAAGGCCCGGTTTTCGACAAACAAGACCTTTTAGAAAGTCTTAGGCGGCTTTCCTTTGAAACCCAGGAAGTCTTTATCGGGAGTGACCCAGATGCTGAAGGGGAAAAAATCGCTTATGACCTACTGATTGAGATGGCGCCTTTTAATCCTTTGATTAAGCGCCTTGAGTTCCATGAAGTAACCCCACGGGCCTTTCGGGAAGCCCTGCATAATCCTGAAGAATTCAACCTCAACCGGGTGAAGGCCCAGCTTTGCCGCCGGGTGGTTGACCGCTGGGTGGGATTTGTGCTTTCACGTAAGCTCTGGCAGGCCTTTGGTCGCAAGCGGCTTTCTGCCGGCAGGGTGCAAACACCTGTCCTTGGTTGGGTTATCGCCCGGGCAGAAGAAGCCAAGCAGAAAAAAGCCCGTATTTCCTTTGAGCTCGGGGAAGAAAAATTTTTCCTTGAACTTGAAGACCTTGGGCTTGCTAAAAAGGTTTTGTCTGAGCTTGAAAACTTAACCTGGGAAGTATCAGAACGAAAAATCGAAGAAAAAGGCCCTCTTCCCCCATTTACCACGGACACGGTTTTACAAGAAGCCAGCCAGCAGCTTAGGTTTTCAACCAAAGAAACCATGAGTCTTCTTCAGGAGCTTTTTGAAGCCGGTCTTATCACATACCACCGCACGGATTCCACACGAATTTCAGAAGTCGGACGCTATCAGGTAGCCAGGCCATATATCACCGAAAAGTTTGGCGAAGATTTTTTTTACCCCCGCGGCTGGGGGGAAGGCGGGGCTCATGAAGGCATACGCCCCACGCGGCCAAGAGACGCCCATGAAATACGCTTGATGATAGCAAACGGACTCCTTTCTCTTTCTAATCCGGAAAAAGCAATCAAACTCTACGAGCTTATTTTCAAGCGATTTATGGCAAGCCAGATGCGTCCGGCGCAAGTTGAAGTAACGAACATCAGGTTCTTGTTACCCTCTTTCACCTGGGAAGAGACCCTTATCACCAAAGTGCTGCGGGAAGGTTTTGAAAAAATGTATCCTACTTTCAGGGTAGTCAGCCTTCCTGAGGCTGAAAGGCCCCAAAAAATCGAATATAAACTTGTTCCCAAAGTTTCCCTTTTCACCGAGGGAACGCTAGTGCAGGAAATGAAACAAAGGGGCCTTGGAAGGCCTTCTACCTACGCCGAAATCGTTACCACGCTTATCCAAAGGGGCTACGTAAAAGTACTTCCTGGGGGAAGGCTTTATCCCACCAATCTTGGCCGGGAAGTGTATGCCTACCTGCGCAAACATTTTCCCAAAGAAACCGACGAAGAATTAACCCGCAGGCTGGAAGAAGCCATGGACCTTATTGAAGAAGGAGAGCTTGATTACCAGCAGGTCCTAAACGAAGCTTACGCTATCAAAAAATATCTTGAAGAAGACGCGGAAGCCCACTTTGTAGATGAAAACCTAGCCATTTACAAAAAAGAAGTCACCTAG